A single genomic interval of Cucumis sativus cultivar 9930 chromosome 5, Cucumber_9930_V3, whole genome shotgun sequence harbors:
- the LOC101221175 gene encoding mitochondrial intermembrane space import and assembly protein 40 homolog — MGQAESVAAVSPPNDLPPSLNQSASPVSGPPSMESLIAEAEAYGNETNESLDAKANRALECPCIADLRKGSCGIQFSDAFLCFFKSTAEEKGSDCVHPFVALQSCIKANPNAFSKDVLDEDEEEKEMEKEKVKTEEPTQDYRVVPPSWSREPQIPKSKL, encoded by the exons ATGGGTCAAGCTGAAAGCGTCGCCGCCGTTTCGCCTCCGAACGATCTACCACCAAGCCTGAATCAATCTGCAAGTCCCGTCTCCGGTCCTCCATCCATGGAGTCTCTAATTGCAG AAGCTGAAGCTTATGGTAATGAAACAAATGAG TCTCTTGATGCCAAAGCTAACAGAGCGTTGGAGTGCCCCTGCATAGCTGACTTGCGTAAAGGTTCATGCGGGATCCAGTTTTCTGATGCTTTTCTCTGCTTCTTCAAGAGTACTGCAGAGGAAAAG GGATCAGACTGTGTGCATCCTTTTGTGGCTTTGCAGAGCTGCATAAAAGCAAACCCAAATGCATTCTCGAAAGATGTCTTAGacgaagatgaagaagaaaaggaaatggaaaaggaaaaagtaaagaCTGAAGAGCCAACTCAAGATTACAGAGTCGTCCCTCCTTCATGGTCTAGAGAACCTCAAATTCCCAAGTCCAAGCTTTAG
- the LOC101220938 gene encoding high mobility group B protein 7, producing MAGGGSSKSRKRVEATPADVAATGPSLVRAKDGSAFARCDECGKSVPVALISMHSCSLDAKIRMNLESQTVEKQTQSKKPAEKKRSASSEPKTKKSRTEKKGKKDKDPNAPKRPPTAFFIFMDDFRKSYKEANPDSKGVKEVAKEGGEKWKSMTDEEKKPYQDKAAELKAEYEKALESRNAENEDDEKETEETEEIEEEVEGITEEE from the exons ATGGCCGGCGGAGGATCCTCCAAGTCCCGGAAGAGAGTGGAGGCTACTCCTGCTGACGTCGCCGCTACTGGTCCTTCGCTTGTGAGGGCCAAAGACGGCAGTGCTTTTGCTAGATG TGACGAGTGCGGTAAAAGTGTTCCGGTGGCCTTAATCAGCATGCACAGTTGCAGCCTCGACGCCAAAATTAGAATGAATTTAG AGTCTCAGACTGTTGAAAAGCAAACACAATCCAAAAAGCCAGCTGAAAA GAAAAGATCAGCATCATCTGAACCTAAGACTAAGAAATCCCGAActgagaagaaagggaagaaggACAAAGATCCAAATGCCCCCAAACGCCCTCCTACAGCTTTCTTTATCTTCAT GGATGACTTCAGAAAGTCATATAAAGAAGCCAATCCTGATTCCAAGGGCGTTAAGGAG GTTGCAAAGGAGGGTGGTGAGAAATGGAAGTCAATGACTGATGAA GAGAAGAAGCCTTACCAAGATAAAGCTGCCGAGCTAAAAGCGGAATATGAGAAGGCATTGGAAAGTCGAAATGCTGAGAATGAAGAT GATGAAAAAGAGACAGAAGAGACGGAAGAGATTGAAGAGGAGGTTGAAGGAATAACGGAAGAAGAGTAA
- the LOC101222352 gene encoding acetyl-coenzyme A synthetase, chloroplastic/glyoxysomal-like isoform X1, translating to MISNHIVCRSQTFSLSTNFPLLNNINSSFSFTNLLLKPFITRAQLKITSSELKWEKEEKVDIEKDSINHSIEEFLLGSEEDEAMVPSQEFCDKAHIPNTQKYMDMYKRSIEEPSKFWSEIASSEFYWKKEWNHHHAFNENLDITKGNINIEWFKGGITNICYNCIDRNIEGGLGDKIAMYWEGNEPGFHASLTYTNLLHQVSQVGNYLRDIGVKKGDTVVIYLPMIMELPIAMLACARIGAIHSVVFAGFSSESLAQRIIDCKPKVLMTCNAAKRGSKAIFLKDIVDAALIQSANHGHSIDSCLVYENKSTLKRESTPWKEGRDIWWQDVIPKYSKSCNVEWVDAEDPLFLLYTSGSAGKPKGVVHTTGGYMVYVGTTFKYVFDYKPSDIYWSTADCGWGAGHGYVTYGPLLNAATIVIHEGVANYPNSGRCWEIVDKYKVSVFFTAPTLIRSLMRDGDQQHVRRYSRASLRVLGSAGEPINPAAWRWFYKVVGDSRCPISDTWWQTETGAAMITPIPGAWPLKPGSATFPFFGVKAVIVDEEGKEIEGEGNGYLCIKGSWPGALRTLYGDRERYETTYFKPFPGYYFTGDGCIRDKDGYFWITGRVDDVLNVSGHRIGTAEVESALVSHPHCAEAAVIGIDHEVKGQSIRAFVTLVEGVPQSEELRESLKQTIRTQIGAFAAPDKIHWANELPKTRSGKILRRVLRKIASKQLDEIGDTSTLADPTVLDQLIAQINS from the exons atgatttcaaaCCACATAGTTTGTAGATCTCAAACGTTTTCATTGAGCACCAACTTTCCTCTTCTCAACAACATCAActcatccttttcttttacaaatctTCTCCTCAAGCCTTTCATTACTCGTGCG CAATTGAAAATTACATCATCTGAATTAAAAtgggaaaaggaagagaaagtTGATATAGAGAAAGACAGCATCAACCATAGCATAGAG GAGTTTCTTCTAGGCtctgaagaagatgaagccATGGTTCCATCTCAAGAATTTTGTGACAAAGCCCATATTCCCAACACTCAAAAG TACATGGATATGTACAAAAGATCCATAGAAGaaccttcaaaattttggtCTGAAATTGCATCATCTGAGTTCTATTGGAAAAAGGAGTGGAATCACCATCATGCCTTCAATGAAAATCTTGATATTACCAAAGGCAATATTAATATTGAG TGGTTCAAGGGTGGGATAACAAATATTTGCTACAATTGCATAGATAGAAACATTGAAGGTGGATTGGGAGACAAAATTGCAATGTATTGGGAAGGAAATGAACCTGGTTTTCATGCTTCTTTAACCTATACCAATCTCCTTCACCAAGTTTCccag GTTGGTAATTATTTGAGAGACATTGGAGTTAAAAAAGGAGATACTGTTGTGATTTACTTGCCTATGATTATGGAACTTCCCATTGCAATGTTGGCTTGCGCTCGCATTGGTGCCATCCACTCT GTTGTATTTGCTGGATTTTCTTCTGAATCACTTGCACAAAGAATAATTGATTGCAAACCAAAAGTTTTGATGACTTGCAATGCTGCAAAGAGAGGTTCTAAAGCCATCTTTCTTAAAGACATTGTTGATGCTGCTCTCATTCAATCAGCCAATCATGGCCATTCTATTG ATTCATGTTtggtttatgaaaataaatcaacCTTGAAGAGAGAAAGCACTCCATGGAAAGAAGGAAGAGATATATGGTGGCAG gATGTTATTCCCAAATATTCAAAGAGTTGTAATGTGGAATGGGTTGATGCTGAGGATCCTCTTTTTTTGCTTTACACAAGTGGGAGTGCTGGAAAACCTAAg GGTGTAGTTCATACTACAGGTGGATATATGGTGTATGTTGGAACCACTTTCAAATATGTCTTTGATTATAAACCTTCTGATATTTATTG gtCCACGGCTGATTGTGGTTGGGGTGCAGGACACGGCTACGTAACGTATGGTCCACTGCTTAATGCAGCCACGATTGTTATTCATGAAGGg GTTGCAAATTATCCAAACTCAGGGAGGTGTTGGGAAATAGTGGATAAATACAAAGTCTCCGTTTTCTTCACTGCTCCCACTTTGATCCGCTCTCTCATGCGTGATGGCGATCAG CAGCATGTTAGGCGTTACTCACGAGCATCTCTACGGGTGCTTGGAAGTGCCGGCGAGCCCATCAATCCCGCAGCTTGGAG ATGGTTTTACAAGGTGGTTGGTGACTCTCGATGTCCTATTTCAGATACGTGGTGGCAAACGGAGACCGGTGCTGCCATG ATTACTCCAATTCCAGGGGCATGGCCACTCAAGCCTGGTTCTGCTACTTTCCCATTTTTTGGAGTCAAG GCAGTAATAGTGGATGAAGAGGGAAAGGAAATAGAAGGAGAAGGCAATGGGTATTTATGTATAAAAGGGTCATGGCCAGGAGCATTGAGGACACTTTATGGAGATCGTGAAAGATATGAAACCACATATTTCAAGCCATTTCCAGGATATTATTTCACTGGCGATGGTTGTATCAG GGATAAAGACGGATACTTCTGGATTACTGGACGAGTCGACGATGTTCTCAATGttag TGGACATCGAATTGGAACAGCAGAAGTGGAATCTGCGTTAGTTTCACACCCTCATTGTGCAGAAGCTGCAGTAATTGGCATTGATCATGAG GTTAAAGGGCAGAGTATACGTGCATTTGTCACGTTAGTCGAGGGAGTTCCTCAAAGTGAAGAGCTCCGAGAAAGcctaaaacaaacaattcGAACACAG ATTGGAGCATTTGCAGCACCTGATAAAATACATTGGGCAAATGAGTTGCCAAAAACAAGAAGTGGAAAGATATTGAGAAgagttttgagaaaaattgCATCCAAACAGTTGGATGAGATTGGAGATACCTCAACACTTGCAGATCCTACAGTCCTAGATCAACTTATTGCACAAATTAATTCTTGA
- the LOC101222352 gene encoding acetyl-coenzyme A synthetase, chloroplastic/glyoxysomal-like isoform X2, with product MISNHIVCRSQTFSLSTNFPLLNNINSSFSFTNLLLKPFITRAQLKITSSELKWEKEEKVDIEKDSINHSIEEFLLGSEEDEAMVPSQEFCDKAHIPNTQKYMDMYKRSIEEPSKFWSEIASSEFYWKKEWNHHHAFNENLDITKGNINIEWFKGGITNICYNCIDRNIEGGLGDKIAMYWEGNEPGFHASLTYTNLLHQVSQVGNYLRDIGVKKGDTVVIYLPMIMELPIAMLACARIGAIHSVVFAGFSSESLAQRIIDCKPKVLMTCNAAKRGSKAIFLKDIVDAALIQSANHGHSIDSCLVYENKSTLKRESTPWKEGRDIWWQDVIPKYSKSCNVEWVDAEDPLFLLYTSGSAGKPKGVVHTTGGYMVYVGTTFKYVFDYKPSDIYWSTADCGWGAGHGYVTYGPLLNAATIVIHEGVANYPNSGRCWEIVDKYKVSVFFTAPTLIRSLMRDGDQHVRRYSRASLRVLGSAGEPINPAAWRWFYKVVGDSRCPISDTWWQTETGAAMITPIPGAWPLKPGSATFPFFGVKAVIVDEEGKEIEGEGNGYLCIKGSWPGALRTLYGDRERYETTYFKPFPGYYFTGDGCIRDKDGYFWITGRVDDVLNVSGHRIGTAEVESALVSHPHCAEAAVIGIDHEVKGQSIRAFVTLVEGVPQSEELRESLKQTIRTQIGAFAAPDKIHWANELPKTRSGKILRRVLRKIASKQLDEIGDTSTLADPTVLDQLIAQINS from the exons atgatttcaaaCCACATAGTTTGTAGATCTCAAACGTTTTCATTGAGCACCAACTTTCCTCTTCTCAACAACATCAActcatccttttcttttacaaatctTCTCCTCAAGCCTTTCATTACTCGTGCG CAATTGAAAATTACATCATCTGAATTAAAAtgggaaaaggaagagaaagtTGATATAGAGAAAGACAGCATCAACCATAGCATAGAG GAGTTTCTTCTAGGCtctgaagaagatgaagccATGGTTCCATCTCAAGAATTTTGTGACAAAGCCCATATTCCCAACACTCAAAAG TACATGGATATGTACAAAAGATCCATAGAAGaaccttcaaaattttggtCTGAAATTGCATCATCTGAGTTCTATTGGAAAAAGGAGTGGAATCACCATCATGCCTTCAATGAAAATCTTGATATTACCAAAGGCAATATTAATATTGAG TGGTTCAAGGGTGGGATAACAAATATTTGCTACAATTGCATAGATAGAAACATTGAAGGTGGATTGGGAGACAAAATTGCAATGTATTGGGAAGGAAATGAACCTGGTTTTCATGCTTCTTTAACCTATACCAATCTCCTTCACCAAGTTTCccag GTTGGTAATTATTTGAGAGACATTGGAGTTAAAAAAGGAGATACTGTTGTGATTTACTTGCCTATGATTATGGAACTTCCCATTGCAATGTTGGCTTGCGCTCGCATTGGTGCCATCCACTCT GTTGTATTTGCTGGATTTTCTTCTGAATCACTTGCACAAAGAATAATTGATTGCAAACCAAAAGTTTTGATGACTTGCAATGCTGCAAAGAGAGGTTCTAAAGCCATCTTTCTTAAAGACATTGTTGATGCTGCTCTCATTCAATCAGCCAATCATGGCCATTCTATTG ATTCATGTTtggtttatgaaaataaatcaacCTTGAAGAGAGAAAGCACTCCATGGAAAGAAGGAAGAGATATATGGTGGCAG gATGTTATTCCCAAATATTCAAAGAGTTGTAATGTGGAATGGGTTGATGCTGAGGATCCTCTTTTTTTGCTTTACACAAGTGGGAGTGCTGGAAAACCTAAg GGTGTAGTTCATACTACAGGTGGATATATGGTGTATGTTGGAACCACTTTCAAATATGTCTTTGATTATAAACCTTCTGATATTTATTG gtCCACGGCTGATTGTGGTTGGGGTGCAGGACACGGCTACGTAACGTATGGTCCACTGCTTAATGCAGCCACGATTGTTATTCATGAAGGg GTTGCAAATTATCCAAACTCAGGGAGGTGTTGGGAAATAGTGGATAAATACAAAGTCTCCGTTTTCTTCACTGCTCCCACTTTGATCCGCTCTCTCATGCGTGATGGCGATCAG CATGTTAGGCGTTACTCACGAGCATCTCTACGGGTGCTTGGAAGTGCCGGCGAGCCCATCAATCCCGCAGCTTGGAG ATGGTTTTACAAGGTGGTTGGTGACTCTCGATGTCCTATTTCAGATACGTGGTGGCAAACGGAGACCGGTGCTGCCATG ATTACTCCAATTCCAGGGGCATGGCCACTCAAGCCTGGTTCTGCTACTTTCCCATTTTTTGGAGTCAAG GCAGTAATAGTGGATGAAGAGGGAAAGGAAATAGAAGGAGAAGGCAATGGGTATTTATGTATAAAAGGGTCATGGCCAGGAGCATTGAGGACACTTTATGGAGATCGTGAAAGATATGAAACCACATATTTCAAGCCATTTCCAGGATATTATTTCACTGGCGATGGTTGTATCAG GGATAAAGACGGATACTTCTGGATTACTGGACGAGTCGACGATGTTCTCAATGttag TGGACATCGAATTGGAACAGCAGAAGTGGAATCTGCGTTAGTTTCACACCCTCATTGTGCAGAAGCTGCAGTAATTGGCATTGATCATGAG GTTAAAGGGCAGAGTATACGTGCATTTGTCACGTTAGTCGAGGGAGTTCCTCAAAGTGAAGAGCTCCGAGAAAGcctaaaacaaacaattcGAACACAG ATTGGAGCATTTGCAGCACCTGATAAAATACATTGGGCAAATGAGTTGCCAAAAACAAGAAGTGGAAAGATATTGAGAAgagttttgagaaaaattgCATCCAAACAGTTGGATGAGATTGGAGATACCTCAACACTTGCAGATCCTACAGTCCTAGATCAACTTATTGCACAAATTAATTCTTGA